A single region of the Triticum dicoccoides isolate Atlit2015 ecotype Zavitan chromosome 2B, WEW_v2.0, whole genome shotgun sequence genome encodes:
- the LOC119364527 gene encoding uncharacterized protein LOC119364527, which produces MANRARWVMKFEKGLIDILHENNNSHYRTPNGWRSEGWKKIVKDFNDRHPDAGFTKVQIQEHETQLKKDYKLIKSILQRDGVSWDQNASMIRTTDEIWDEIIDESPKARKYQSKSFSLLQSLEMLLERDIPEGVGNIDEEDNNTSTLRSMSRRLSALVPGSIDEGENNISALQRTLELGSQGLEDVDLLQNHDEEALERPQPGADPKPQPGADEPAQSSSCIEPQKDKRKKRKASDIQQTMEAYLDFRMKQARTKEQTKKDGEQFSISRCIKALHSMTDVSDQVRVLAADVFKDAVNREIFLSYEPRLRALWLKREVNRLLC; this is translated from the exons ATGGCAAACAGAGCAAGGTGGGTGATGAAGTTTGAAAAGGGGCTTATTGATATACTACATGAGAACAATAATTCGCACTATAGGACTCCAAACGGATGGAGAAGTGAGGGTTGGAAGAAAATTGTTAAAGATTTTAATGATAGGCACCCAGATGCAGGGTTTACCAAAGTTCAAATTCAGGAACATGAGACTCAGCTGAAGAAAGACTATAAATTGATAAAATCCATCCTCCAGCGTGATGGTGTTTCATGGGACCAGAATGCTTCTATGATCAGAACAACAGATGAAATATGGGATGAGATAATTGAT GAGTCACCAAAAGCGCGGAAGTACCAAAGTAAGAGTTTTTCATTGCTTCAGTCGCTGGAGATGTTGCTTGAAA GGGATATTCCTGAAGGGGTTGGCAATATTGATGAGGAAGACAACAACACCAGCACACTGCGAAGCATGTCTAGAAGACTTTCTGCACTGGTTCCTGGAAGCATTGATGAGGGTGAGAACAATATCAGCGCACTGCAAAGAACTCTGGAGCTAGGATCACAAGGCCTGGAGGATGTCGACCTTCTGCAAAATCACGATGAAGAGGCATTGGAAAGACCACAGCCTGGGGCAGACCCAAAGCCGCAACCAGGAGCGGATGAACCCGCGCAGTCAAGTTCCTGCATAGAACCGCAAAAGGACAAGCGCAAGAAGCGCAAGGCGTCTGACATCCAGCAAACCATGGAGGCTTATCTAGACTTCAGAATGAAACAGGCTCGCACGAAAGAGCAAACCAAAAAGGACGGCGAGCAGTTCTCGATTTCAAGGTGTATCAAGGCTCTGCATTCTATGACCGATGTGTCTGATCAGGTCAGGGTTCTAGCTGCTGATGTCTTCAAGGATGCGGTGAACCGGGAGATCTTCCTCTCGTATGAGCCGAGGCTTCGCGCTCTGTGGCTGAAGAGGGAGGTCAATAGGTTACTCTGTTAA
- the LOC119364528 gene encoding uncharacterized protein LOC119364528, translated as MGYDGAPSPASAAARDAKKKRGNRSSAKLKQCKLDARREQWLSQVKDGKEATAKPVPAGAGSGAGSNAGSPILASPHPPLPRRRADARSRGGALEDDKEDAGATGQEVGGSDLDSPMHSPCSDNSRGGGCAQSKRCSSNGGGPSLSSVSSLWSSSRSVSDAEDDDTGSGPEEENGVLDDWEAVADALSVDDNSHCHQSLGTTMPPAATSESAPLANTSKRTEPIRSNARAWTPDDTFRPQSLPSISKQASFPARIGNCWGMGMSAAHQSILSMPLSCPICYEDLDPTDSSFLPCPCGFHLCLFCHKRILEADARCPGCRKLYNAGSAGEGGAPAPVRLSRSCSMGPRH; from the exons ATGGGATACGACGGCGCCCCCTCGCCCGCATCGGCCGCCGCGCGCGACGCCAAGAAGAAGAGG GGTAACCGCTCGTCGGCCAAGCTGAAGCAGTGCAAGCTCGACGCGCGCCGCGAGCAGTGGCTGTCGCAAG TCAAGGATGGGAAGGAGGCCACGGCCAAGCCTgtgccagcgggcgcaggatcAGGGGCAGGGTCGAATGCTGGGTCGCCAATCCTTGCTTCGCCACACCCCCCACTCCCCCGGCGGCGCGCCGATGCAAGGTCAAGGGGTGGGGCTCTGGAGGACGACAAGGAGGATGCTGGCGCTACCGGGCAAGAAGTAGGTGGCAGCGACCTTGACTCCCCTATGCACAGCCCTTGTTCAGACAACTCTCGAGGTGGCGGCTGTGCTCAGAGTAAGCGCTGCTCCAGCAATGGCGGTGGCCCCAGCCTCAGCAGTGTGAGCAGTCTATGGTCCAGTTCCAGGAGTGTGAGTGATGCTGAGGATGATGACACGGGCAGTGGCCCTGAGGAAGAAAACGGGGTGCTGGATGATTGGGAAGCTGTTGCTGATGCACTTTCAGTCGATGATAACAGTCATTGCCACCAGAGTTTAGGTACCACGATGCCCCCAGCAGCTACAAGTGAGTCAGCACCTCTGGCAAATACATCAAAAAGAACAGAGCCGATTCGTAGCAATGCAAGAGCTTGGACACCAGATGATACGTTCCGTCCACAGAGCTTGCCCAGTATCTCCAAGCAGGCGAGCTTCCCAGCAAGGATCGGCAACTGCTGGGGGATGGGTATGAGTGCAGCACATCAGAGTATCCTCTCTATGCCATTATCTTGCCCGATATGCTACGAGGATCTTGACCCAACAGACTCGAGTTTCCTCCCCTGCCCTTGCGGGTTCCATCTGTGTCTCTTCTGCCACAAGAGGATCCTTGAGGCGGATGCGCGTTGCCCAGGGTGCAGGAAGCTGTACAATGCAGGGTCTGCAGGAGAAGGAGGAGCGCCAGCACCAGTGCGTCTATCCCGTTCTTGTAGCATGGGTCCAAGACACTAG